The Sulfitobacter sp. SK011 genome contains the following window.
CTTAGCCAGAATGCTGTCGCTGGCGGGCATGTTTTTGCGATGCCATTGGGGCCGGACGTGCCGCGCGGTGCCTGGCGTCTTGATATCCTGTCAGACGTGGAAAGGCCGGCGCTGGCAAGCCAAACCGTGCTGGTTGAGGATTTTCTGCCGGAACGGATTGATTTTGATATCAGCCTGCCGGATGCACCTTTGCGGATCACTGGCACGCCCCCTCTGTCTGTAGATGTTCGGTACCTGTTTGGTGCGCCGGGCGCGGATTTGGCCGTGCAGGGCGATCTGCGCCTGCGTGCGACACGTGAAATTGCGGGCTGGGATGGGTACCTGTTCGGCCGATATGATACCCGATTTGGCACGCAAACGCAGTCCATCGGCGACGAAGTGACTGATGGTCAGGGCAGGGCGATACTGGCCCTGAAACTGCCGGAACTCAACGAAGATCCGGGAATGCCGCTTGAGGCCCAGGTGATATTGCGGGTGTCCGAAGGGTCAGGCCGACCAGTTGAACGCCGTCTGACGAAACCAATTGAGCCTGAAATGGCGTTGATCGGGATCAAACCGAACTTCGATGATGTCCTGCCTGAGGGCAGTGAGGCCTCGTTTAACCTGATCGCGCTCAACCCTGACGGAACACCTGCACAAATGCCGGTGCGCTGGACATTGAACAAGGTTGAGACGCGCTATCAGTGGTATCAACTTTACGGCAACTGGGAGTGGGAGCCGACCACACGTCGCATCCGTCAGGATACGGGTGAGATGACAATGGGTGAAACGCCTTTGACCCTGACTGCTCCAACAGAATGGGGCGAATATGAGCTGTTGGTAGAACGCATTGGCACGCCCTATGCGGCAACATCGGTTCAATTCTATTCTGGCTGGTACGGTGGCGACGGGGCGACGGATACGCCCGATCGTCTGGACCTGTCGTTAAATGACACAGAATTCAGCATGGGCGATACCGTTCAGGTGCGACTGGTTCCTGAAAGTGACGGCGTGGCGCTGATCAGCGTGCTGTCGAACCAGGTGATTGAACGCAAGGCCGTGGCCGTGTCGGCAGGTGAAAACCTGATCCCGCTGGAGGTGACCGAAGATTGGGGTAGCGGGGCCTACGTCACAGCATCGGTCCTGAGCGCCATGGATGAGGCAACAGGCCAAAACCCCACGCGCAGTCTGGGGTTGGCACACGCCGCTGTGCGACCGGGCGATAAGAATTTGTCGGTCAGCTTTGAAACACCGCAGGAGGTTGATGGGCAAGCGGGCACGATGCGTGCTGCGGTGCTGGTCGATGGGGTGAAACCCGGCGAAACGGCCTATGTCACCCTTGCCGCAGTTGATGTGGGCATATTGAACCTCACAGGGTTCAAAGCGCCTGATGCGACCGATCATTATTTTGGTCAAAGAAGATTGGGCGTGGAAATGCGCGATCTTTATGGTCGGCTCATCGACGGCATGAACGGCGCGATGGGCGCTGTGCGGTCGGGCGGTGATGCGGCAGCCAGCGCGCAATTGCAATCACCCCCGCCAACCGAAGAGTTGATGGCGTTTTTTACCGGACCATTGCAGATCGGCCCCGATGGCCGCGCCGAGGTTGAAATCATCCGTCCTGCTTTTAACGGGACGATCAAACTGATGGCGGTTGCCTGGTCTGACAGCGCTGTCGGCGATGCCTCTGCTGACGTTGTCGCCCGCGATCCGGTTGTCGTTACCGCGTCGCTTCCACGGTTTCTCGCGCCCGGCGATCAAAGCCGGTTGTTGCTGGAACTTGTCCACGCAACAGGTGCATCTGGTGAGATGGCGTTGCAGGTCATTACAGACGCTGGTGTGGCCCTTGGCGATGCGCCGACAATCGTAAGCCTCCAAGATCAAGGGTCGCAGCGTCTGAGCGTTCCGATCACGGCGCGCGAAATTGGCGATCATCTGATCACCGTTTCGCTGACCACGCCGGATGGCAAAGAATTGCGCAAGGTGCTGACCATGCCCGTGCGTGACAATGATCCTGAGGTATCAGTAACCCGGCAGTTTGCGCTGGGCGTTGGCGAGACATTCACTTTCGATGGTAATGTTTTTGCGGGATTGCGGCTGGGCACGGCCAGCGCCACGCTCACCGCTGGGCCGTTGGCGCGGTTCGATGTGCCGGGGCTGTTGCGCCAGTTGGACCGCTACCCTTACGGCTGCACCGAGCAGGTGACATCGGGCGCGATGCCGCTCTTGTATCTCAGTGCGATGGCGCAGGCCGCAGGCATTGGGGAACCTGCGCAGATCGACGACAAGATCAGCAAAGCCATTGCCCGCATTTTGACACGACAAGCCAGCAATGGTGCTTTTGGTCTTTGGCGGGCCGAATCCGGCGAGTTCTGGCTTGATGCCTATGTCACCGATTTCCTGTCCCGCGCCCGCCGTGAGGGTCATGCCGTGCCTGACCTGGCCTTTGCACAGGCGATGGACAACCTGCGCAACCGGATCAGCTATGCGCCCGATTTTGACGAGGGGGGAGAAGACGTTGCCTACGCCCTTCTTGTGCTTGCACGCGAAGGAGCCGCGAGCATGGGTGATTTGCGGTATTACGCAGATACCAGGATGAACAATTTCGGGACGCCTTTGGCTGCCGCCCAACTGGGCGCGGCACTTGCGGCTTATGGCGATCAGGTCCGCGCCGATATGATGTTTCGCAGGGCCGGGGCGCTGTTGCTGCGCGACAGGGATCAGCGACGCGGCTGGCGGTCGGATTTCGGGACCAATCTGCGCGATACTGCCGGTGTTCTCAAACTCACAGCAGAGGCAGGCAGCACTGCCATTGATGCCGCAACGCTGGTGTCCTGGGTTGGCAATGACAACAAACATCTGTCGACACAAGAAGCGGCCCAAGTGGTTCTGGCGGCGCATGCGCTTTCGTCACCGGATGCGGTGCCGGGTCTTAGGGTGGACGGCCAATCGGTGAATGGCCCTGTGGTAAAACGCCTGAATGATGGCGACCCGATACCGGCGGTGATCGAAAACGTCAGCGATATCGCGATGGATGTCACGATGACCGCTTATGGGGTGCCAGAGGTGCCGCCAGCGGCGGGCGGATATGGGTATGCGATTACGCGCAGCTATTTCACGATGGAGGGTGTGCCAGCGCAGGGCCCGATGAAATCGGGGGATCGGATGGTGGTTGTTCTGGAAGTGAACCCGTTCGAGGATGTGGGCGCGCGGCTGATCCTGGACGATCCGCTTCCGGCAGGTTTTGAGATCGACAACCCCAACCTGCTGCGCAGCGGTCAGGTCGGTGCGCTTGACTGGTTGCAAACCAAAGAGGCCGAAAACGCCGAATTCCGTAGTGATCGGTTTGTCGCGGCAGTCAATCACCGTGACGCTGATGCCTTTCGACTGGCTTACATCGTACGGGCCGTGACACCGGGGACATATCATCACCCCGCAGCCACGGTGACAGATATGTATCGCCCCGAATACCGCGCCAATACCGACACGGGCGAGGTGACGGTTTCCCCATGACCCAGCGGTTTGGCCTCTTTGTTCTGGTCGCGGTACTTGGCATCGCGGCGGGCGTGAGGGACGGGTTCGACGCTTGGGTGGATGCGACTGATCTGCCGCCTGTCCTCGTTGAAAACTCGGTTGAGGTGCGCGACCGGGATGGTGAGCTGATGCGGGTCTTTCCGGTTGAGGATGGGCGGGTTCGACTGGCCCTCAGTCTGGAGAATGTCGACAAAGACTATCTCGCAATGCTGATCGCCTATGAGGATAAGCGGTTTTACCGCCATCAGGGTGTGGACCCGCTCGCGGCGCTGCGTGCCGTTGCTCAAGCAGCATGGAATGGGCAGGTTATTTCTGGCGGCTCGACGCTGACGATGCAGGTTGCGCGCCTTTTGGAAAACTCCGGCACGGGGCGCTGGCAGGGCAAACTGCGCCAAGTGCAGGTCGCGCTGGCGCTCGAACGGCGGCTCAGCAAGGATGATATCCTGAGGCTGTATCTGGCGCATGCGCCGTACGGCGGTGCTGTCGAAGGGTTGCGCGCGGGGTCTTTGGCGTGGTTTGGCAAAGAACCAGCGCGGCTGACCATGGCAGAGGCAGCGCTATTGGTGGCGCTGCCGCAGTCACCCGAAACACGCCGCCCCGATCGCCATCCTGACGCGGCCAAGGCTGCCCGTGCGCGGGTCCTGGACCGTGTGGATGCACCCGAACAAATGCGATTGGCCGCAGTGCCACAAGCGATGAAACCCTTTATCAGACTGGCCCCGCATCTGGCGGACCAGATGCAGCACGCGGACCCGTTGGCCGGGCATCACGATCTGACGTTGAATGCCCGTTTGCAGGCAGAAATCGAAAACCTTGCCCGGCGCGCGGTTCAGGGTCAGGCGCGCGGTGTCTCAGCCGCCATTGTCATTGCGGATCATCAGACTGGCGAAGTGCTGGCCTCGACGGGGTCGCCCGATTATTCGGCCCAAGGCGGCGCGCTTGGCTTTGTCGATATGACCCGCGCTGTGCGCTCTCCGGGTTCGACGTTAAAGCCCTTTATCTATGGGTTGGCCTTTGATCAGGGGCTGGCCCACCCCGACACACTGATCGACGACAGTCCGGTCGCCTTTGGCCGCTATGCGCCGCAGAATTTCGACGGACAGTTTCGCGGTGAACTCACGGTGCGGGAAGCTTTGCAACTGTCGCTTAATATCCCGCCCGTTCTGCTGACCCAAGAGCTTGGACCCGCCCGGCTGATGGCCAGTTTGCGCGGAGGTGGCGCTGATCCGCAGGTGCCGGGTGGCAAGCCGGGTCTGGCGGTGGCGCTGGGTGGTGTTGGCCTGACCCTGAACGATCTTGTGCAGCTTTATGCAGGGCTTGCCAATGGCGGCAAAACGCGGCCTTTGGTTTGGCGGCTGGGCAGCGAAAACGCATCTCAGCACCAGATGATGTCAAGGTCCGCCGCATGGCAGGTCGGTCACATCCTTGCCAGCATCACGCCACCTGCGGGCACCACCGCGCGCAGCGGCCAGATCGCCTATAAGACGGGGACGTCTTATGGCCATCGGGATGCCTGGGCGATTGGGTTTGATGGCCGCCACGTGGTGGGTGTCTGGCTGGGACGCCCTGATGGTACCCCGGTGCCGGGTGCCTTTGGGGGTGATCTGGCCGCGCCGATTTTGTTTGAGGCCTTTGGCCGGCTCAAGCCAACGCCCACGCCACTGGCAGCGCCGCCGCCCGAGACCCTGATCCTCAGCACGGCGGCATTGCCCGTTCCGTTGCAACGCTTTCGCAGCCGCGACGCGGTTTTTCAAAAAGCCACCGATGCACCTTTGGTCAGTTTCCCCCCTCAAGGGGCAGTGCTGCGGCAAAGCGGCGACAGCATTCCGCTTAAGCTGCGCGATGGCGTTCTGCCGATGACGGTGCTGGTGAATGGTGCGCCCGTTTTGACCGGTGTCCGTGAACGCAGTGTCATGCTGCCAATCAGCGGGCCGGGGTTTTCCCAAATATCAGTGATTGATGCCAGAGGTCGCGGGGCGCAGGTGGAAATCCGTCTGGACTGACGTTGCCGCCCGTGGCACGGGCCGCGTTGAATGGGTACATCATCGCCAAGCAAATGGGTGGAGACGCCGACCCTTATGTGGATGTTTTGTCCTGGCAGACGCTTTTATGCCTGATCGTGCTGCCAATCTGGGCCTATGCGCTGATCGGCTAAGTCCCGCATGCCCGTGATGTGCCTGATTGCTGCAGGGTCCGCTCTGCGCTAAGACGTCAGGCAATGAAACGTATCATTCATCCTGTTGTTGCTTTGATGATGGCGACCCCTTTGGCGGCACATCCACATGTGTTTGTCGACACGGGGCTGGAGATGATTTTTAATGATACCGGGCAGCTGACCCATGTGCAGGTCACCTGGCAATATGACGCCCTTTACTCATTGTTAATCACTGAGGATATGGGGCTTGATCCTGACTATGACGGTGTTTTGACCACAGCCGAACAGGCGGCACTGACAGGTTTCGATATGAAATGGGTCGAAGGTTTCAACGGTGATCTTGAGGTGTTGAACGGGGCCGAGGTTCTTGCCCTGTCGGGCCCGTCAAAGACCACTGCGGTGTTCGCAGAGGGCCGGATTACAACCACGCACTTACGCGAAATTCTGTCGCCTGTGTCTGTCGTAGAGCAGGTGGTGATCAAACCTTACGATCCAACCTATTATACGGCCTATGATGTCACCCTGCCTGTGGTGATCAGGGGGTCTGATACATGCCGTGCGCGCGTGAAGATGCCGGATATAAACGCTGATCTCACCGAAATACGTGACCAGCTCAGCACGCTTGATCCCGACGCTGAACCCCAGGATGCGGGGCTGCCGAATATTGGGGCGGAACTGGCCAATGATGTGATCGTGACATGCGCCGGATCATAACTTTGACGGTTTTGGCTGTAGTGTTGGGCCTTGCATTGATGTGGCTCACCGGAGGGTTTGCGGAACTTGGCCTATGGGCCGCAAGCCAGCAACGCGCGTTTCAAAACTCCATCGCGATATCGTTGCGCGGCGCACGGGCCGGTGATGCAGGTGCAGTATTGGCACTGGTGACGGCTTGTTTTGCCTATGGTCTGGCGCATGCTGCGGGTCCGGGCCATGGCAAGGTTCTGATCGGGGCCTACGGGTTTGCGCGCAGGGTTCCGATGTTCCGATTGTCCCTCATCGCTCTGGCTGCATCTCTGGGTCAGGCGGTGACAGCAATTGCATTGGTCTATGCGGGCGTGTTGATCCTGAACCTAAGCCGTCAGGCCATGGTTGGCGTGACAGAACAGGTTTTTGCGCCCGTAAGCTATGGCGCTATCGCCGCAATCGGATTGTGGTTGGTCTGGCGCGGGCTGCGGCGGTTGCGCGGGGCCAGTGCGCCGCAGGTGCATAGCCATTCGGATCATGGCGAGGTTTGCGCCAGTTGCGGTCACGCACATGGTCCCACGTTGCAGCAGGTGGAAAACGTGAATTCACTGCGCGAAGGTCTGGCGCTGATTGCAGGTATCGCCATTCGGCCCTGCACCGGTGCGCTGTTTGTGCTGATCATTACCTGGCAAATGGGGATCGCGCTGCTTGGTGTCCTTGGTGCCTTTGCAATGGCGATTGGCACGGCGGCGATCACGATCTCTGTGGGTCTTGCAACAACTGGTCTGCGCGGTGGCATGCTGGCCGGTGTCGCCGGGTCCACGCGGGGCGCTCAGATTGCTGCGGTCGTGGAAATGGTTGCAGGGTGTTTTGTCGCATTCCTTGCCGCGGTACTGCTGTTGCGCGCCATCTAGGCGATCATCGCCGCCCTTCACGCAGCCACGCGCCGGTGATCAGAGCGGCGCTGAGCAGCAATACCAACCATCCCGGCAGGATCGGCGTCTGGCGCACATCGCGGGTTTCATATGCGCCGCGCGGGGTCAGGCCCAGCCATCCGCGCCCGGCAGCGGGACGACCTGCGCGCACGTTGCGCAACCGCGGTGATCCATCCTCAAGTCGCACAACACCACCGCGCAATGCGGAAATTGCAGGTGCCAAGGCCACTGCATCGGCGATGGTTTCGACAAATTCACGTGGTGCGGCAGGGCCAAGGCCGATCACCGACGTCTCATCGCCATTTTCCAGGCGATAAAGGCCAATATCAGGCCCTTGATACGTGCCCTCAAATGTACCGGGTCCGTTGGGTGTCAGATCAACCGCGCTGGTGCTGCCATCGGGTGCCGTAACAATGACCGGGGGGGCGGTTTCGCCCAAGGTCCGGCGCGTGATGCGCATGCTTTGACCCTCAGCGGTGGCGGTCAACGCTTCTTCCTCAAGCTCGGGTTCTTTCATCATCCAATGGGCCAGGCGGCGCAGCAGTTCCAACTGTGGTCCGCCCCCTTCATAGCCCCGGCTCCAAAGCCATGCATGATCCGATGCCAAGAGCGCCACGCGTCCTTCGTCAACTCTGTTCAGGATCAAAAGCGGCCGCCCTTCGATCCCTTCAAGAACCACATTTCCCTGTGGTTCGGCGACATCAATCTGGCGCAGCCAGCGACCCCAATCGCCATTGCCGGGCAACCCCGCCGTAACGGGATGACGCTTGCCCAAATCGCTGACCGTTGGCAGGAAGGGATCCTCAAACACCCGCGCGGAAGGTGTGGCAGGCAACACCGACCCCAAGGGCGACCGATAAAGGCTGTCTGCGCTGGCAAAATCGGGGCCAGCAGCAACCAGCACCGCCCCACCTTTGCGCACATAATTCGCCACGTTCTCAAGATAGAGGCCGGGCAGGATGCCGCGCCGTTTGTAGCGGTCAAATATGATCAGATCGAAATCGTCGATTTTTTCCATGAACAATTCACGGGTGGGAAATGCGATCAGGGACAGTTCGCCAACCGGCACGCCGTCCTGCTTTTCGGGCGGGCGCAGAATGGTAAAATGCACCAGATCGACAGAGCTGTCAGACTTCAGCAGGTTGCGCCATGTGCGCCCGCCCGGATGCGGCTCGCCGCTGACCAACAGCACGCGCAGGCGGTCACGCACGCCGTTCATCTGGATCAGCGCGGCATTGTTGCGGTCCGTCAACTCGCCGTCTGCGAAGGGCAGCGAAAAGCGGATCACATTGCGCCCCCCGTGGGGCAGCGTGACGGGAAGGGTAATGTCCTCGCCAATCGGGACACGGAACGTCTGTGCCGGTTCGCCGTCGATGGAAATATCGAGGGCTGCAAGGGTTTGCCCGGCAGGTGCCGCCCCCAAATCGTCAATGCGCAGGGTAAGCGTCACCGCTTCACCGATGATGGCAAATGCAGGGGCATTGCGCACGGTCAGGCGGCGGTCCCAATCATCCGCTCGCCCCGACAGAAGCACATGCATGGGCGCGGGCAGGTCGATAGGCAAATCGGCGTCATGCACGCGGCCATCGCTGATCGCTAGGATGCCAGCAACCCGCGCGCGGGGTTCTTCGGCCAGCGCATCGGCAATGGCAGTCATCAATTCGGTGCCCGCATCCCCCGCACCATCCGGCACAGAGACACGGCGCACCTCGGTATTGGGTCGCGCGGCGATCTGGGCAGCGATGGCATTGGCGGCATCGGCGCTTTGATCTGCGCGGTCGCCCAGTTTCTGGCTGGCACTGTTGTCTTCGACAAGCAGCACAATATCGCTGAGCGGTGCGCGGTCTTCTTGCTGATATGATGGCCCTGCAAGGGCACCCAGAATAACAAGTGCCGCCAATCCGCGCAACGCCCAGCCCTGCAGCCCCCGCAATCCAGCCAATACAACGCCAAGTGCCGCAATAATCGCCACAACAATCAGCAGTGACAAGGGAACCAACGGGTCAAAGACAATGGTTGCCGTCATTGTCCCAACCGATCCAGCAGGGCGGGAACATGCACCTGATCTGACTTATAGTTGCCCGTCAGCACATGCATGACGAGGTTCACACCAAACCGATTGGCCAACTCGCGCTGCCGCTCACCGGAATAGCCGCGCCCGATGGGCAACAGGGGTGCGCCGTCACTGCGCACGGCCCAAGCAGCGGCCCAATCGTTGCCGCCGATGATCACCGGCGTCACACCATCGTTGAGGTTCCTGAACGGCATCCCTTCGATGCGTTCGGCATCAGGTGGGGATGCCTCAACCCAGACATCGCGGCTAATGTAGCGGCCCGGAAAATCCTGCAACAGATAGAATGTTCGGGTCAGCACATGATCGGCAGGCAGCGGTTCAAGCGGTGGAATATCAAGCGGTTCGGCAAGTTCCTGCAGCTTGCGGCCATTGGGGCTGGCGGCCCCATAACGCGCAGTATCCGCGTCGCGGGTATCGAAAACGATCAACCCGCCAGATCGCAGATATTCGTTCAGCTTGCCATAAGCCTCGGCAGAGGGGCGCGGCTGATCTGGTGTGATCGGCCAATAAAGGATCGGGAAAAACGCCAGTTCGTCCGTTTCGAGGTCAACACCGATTGGTGTAGCCGGTTCGACCGAGGTGCGAAAGAAAAGCGTGTCTGACAGGCCCACGAGCCCCGCATGGGCGATCTCATCAAGTTGAGCATTGCCCGTCATGACATGCGCCAGTGACACTTCGTTTGTGGCTTCAAGGGCGAAAGCATCTGCGTTGGTTTGGGCATGGCCTGTGATCGGCTGACCAATGAGAGGCAGCGCCAGCAAGACCACCGCCGCCGCATTGCTGCGGGTCAACAAACGGCCCGACAGCGCCAGTGAAGCGACAACATCTGCCAGAAGCAGCAAGATCGAAAGGCTCAGCAGCCAACCGGCGATGGGCTGTTCCGGGGCCACGGCAAGGCCGCGCACGGTCACATTGGCGGGCCATGTTGCGGGCGTCAGCATGCTCTCGCCCGTAAAAACATTGCGCGCCAAACGTCGGTCACCGGACCCGTAAATCCCGGGTTGCATCCGCGGCCCTGCTGGGGCGTTGATCAGGTCAGGGCCATTCACACCGGGCAGATTTCCCGCATCTGTCAGAACGCCATAGCCATCCATCACCCGTAGTGGCGTCCATGTCGTGCCCACCAGATCACCGGCGTCCGGTGTCGCGGCCGCAGAGGACACCGCCAACCGCTCCATCATCTCGACGAACAAGCCCGAAATCGGTAAAGTGGACCATTCTGCCGTTGCCGTTACATGAAACAGCACAATCTGACCCTGGCCAACAGGTTTGCGCGTGACCAAAGGCGTCCCATCACTGAGCGAGGCGATGACACGGTTTGCCAAAGTGGGATCCGGTTGCGCCACAACTTGTGCAGAGACCACGACATCGTCCGGGACGTTCAGACCAAAAAAGGGTGATGTGTCCCGAAATGGTGCGAGCGATTTTGGCTCCCCCCATGACATCGCGCCTCCGACACTGCGCCCGCCGGCCCGAAGGCGCACGGGCATCAGCGGGTCTTCGTCAATCCGGCTGATGTCGCTTGCGGCAATGCGGGGGCCAGCAAAACGGACCAGCATGCCACCACTGTCAATCCAGTCCATCAGCGGCCCCGCTTCGGCCTCTGAGAGTGTCGCAATATCGGCCAGCACGATCACATCGGGGTTGGCTGGCAATACATCGGCAAGTGATCCGTCGATCAGATCAGCGGTTGGTGCCAGCGCCTGCTCGATGTAGTGCAAGGGCGACAGAAGTTGCAGGCCCTCGCGGTCATTGCGCCCGCCAATCAGTGCAACTTCGCGGCGGCGCAACCCGTCATCCACAATCGTTGTCGCCCCGGCAGAGCGTTGCCCGGCAATCACGAACCCCGTCACCCGCGCCCGCATTTCTGCAGGCAGGGCCAGTTCGGCGCTTGCGTTCACGGACCCTTGTTCAAATAGCGCAGGGACAGTTGCCAGAATACGGGCATTGCCCGCAGGGTCGCGCCCTTCTGTCTGGATAACGACCTCTCGTTCAGGTCCAGCGGCGGCGCGGTTAAGCTCCAGCTTGACAACATTGTCTTCGTACCGCGCAGGCGCGATCGCCAACACGTTTGCGGCGGTCTGATAGACGTCAACACTGCCCCGTGCCTGCATCGCGTCCAAAGCGACAGCGCGTCCGTCAAAGTCCAACCCATCACTGAACCAAAGCGTGTCGAATGCCGGCAAGTCAGCCATAATTTTTGCGGCTTTTTCGAGATCTGCAGGGGATGGTTGCCAAGCAGCAGGGGCAAATCCAGCAAGCCGGGAACGCCAAACATCGGCAGATTGAAATGCCGGGATGTCCGGCCGGGTCAGGACCAGGAAACCAACGGTGCGTCCGGCGCGTCCGGCACGGGTCAACTGGGCCTCAATCGCTTCGGTCTGTTGCGGCCAACGGGGGGCACCCGCCCATGTGCCATCCAAGACGATCAGCAGGGGCCCATTACCCTCAGCCTGATCTGCCTGGGGATTAAGAACTGGACCCGCCAACCCCAAAATGATCGCCGCAACCGCCAGTATCCGCAGCAAAAGCAACCACCATGGCGTGCGATCCGATACAGTTTCATCGTCATTCAACCCCAACAGCAATGCGACACCGGGAAAGCGACGCCGGATTGGCGCAGGCGGCACGGCGCGCAAGATCAGCCACAGGATTGGAAGCGCCAATAAGGCGACAAGCAACCAGGGTGCCGTAAAGCCTATGCCCCCGAAGATAATCATGCTGCGACACCTGCCCGCGCATCAAGCGCACCATAAAGCCACAGCAGGGCGGACTGCGCCGATGCATCCGTGTGATGCAGGCCATATTGCCATCCGGTCAGGGTGCACAGCCGCTGAAGTTCGAATTTACGTTCCGCAAGGCGTTCAAGATAACGCCCCTTGAGGTCATTCGCCTTGAGCGTTTCGTGGCTTAACGTGCCGCCGATACTTTCGAAAATGGTGCGTCCGGTGAACGGAAACGCTTCCTCTGACGGGTCCAGCACATGATAAAGCACCCCGCGCACGCCACGATCAGCGGCCTTGGTCAGTGCCAGTTGCACCCCAGCCAGATTACCCATGAAATCCGATACAAATACCGCCCGCGCATGGGGGATCATGGCGCGGTGTTCGGGGGGGCTGTAATCGGTCTCATCGTCACGACAAAACATCTCGGCCAGCCGCAGGACCTGAGGATTGCCCCGACGCGGGGGCAGGGTGGTACCCGTCAGCCCAACCCGTTCGCCACTGCGCAGCAGCAGGATGGACAGCGCCAGACCCAGCAAGCGTGCGCGATCCGCTTTTTGCGGTACATTTGCGTCAGATGCGAAACGCATCGAGGCACCCTGATCGACCCAAAGCATCACTGACTGTGCAATCTGCCATTCGCGCTGGCGCACAAATTCCTGATCCCCCATGGCCGAGCGGCGATAGTCAATGGACCGGCGGCTGTCGCCCATCTGCGCCGGGCGGTACTGCCAGAAATCGTCACCCATGCCCGCGCGTCTGCGCCCATGGGCACCCAACAAAACCGCCCCAGCAAGATGTTCGGCCCGCGCCAGCAGGTCTGGCAGGCGGGTGGCCTCACGTTCAGCAGATGCGCGTAAGGTTGCAGGGGTGTTCACGCTGCGGCCTTTGCCCCGGACAAATTGGCGGCAGTTTCGTCGATGAGCGCATACAGGCTGTCACCCCGCGCCCGCGCCGCGAAATTCAAGGCCATCCGGTGGCTCAGGACCGGGCGCGCCATATCAATGACGTCTTCGGCCGAGGGTGCCAAACGTCCCTGCAACAAGGCACGGGCGCGCACCGCCAGAATCAGCGCTTGCGCGGCACGCGGGCCGGGGCCCCAAGCGACAGTTTCACGGACTTGCTGACTTGCACCGTCCTCTTCGGGGCGAAAGGCGCGGACAAGATCAAGGATCATCTCGACAACGGATTCACCGACTGGCATGCGGCGCAGCAAACGCTGCGCATCAAGCAATTCAGCGGCAGTGAAAGTCTGGGTCGCCTGCGCTTCGACGTCGCCTGTAGTGGCAATCAGAATGTCACGTTCGGTGTCGCGGTCCGGATATGCGACGTCGATCTGCACCAGAAACCGGTCAAGTTGTGCTTCGGGCAGG
Protein-coding sequences here:
- a CDS encoding alpha-2-macroglobulin family protein — encoded protein: MTFFRAFRLIFLIPIFFATQVWAQAAVPDHRYVYTQDVDFFGADLTNLFDTTQSACESACSAQADCVAFTFNKRSNACFPKSAITDKQPYNGAMSASKVSTDPDVINNAAARAADLGILTTSDLESARMLVGTNARRLPVGDAVLDDLIAAMVASIQSGATRSALVWAGKAVAASDRADLWARYARLSLREANREGNSERHRARLDALSAAVNAYLRATDAGVRVDALDVMAQALEANRRGRDMIPALRLALSLTPRDDLNAALDEAIGKYGFRIVEHRVDNDAAAPRICAEFSEKLVQVGVDYEPFVRIEGKGLVVQADESQLCIDGVEHGVRYDVTFRQGLPAASTETLHEDVRLVLYVKDRNPVVRFPGRAYVLPRSAQAALPVETVNVDTLDLKLRRVSDRNLVRAIRESYFGKPLSKYEDDQFSSDLAQEIWTGTGDVQNTLNADMTTRLPMGDVLVGQTAGIYALSASVPGQDPYDYPAATQWFVLSDLGLSTWAGVDGMQVSVRRLSDTAPRAGVKLTLISRANAILGEVTSDADGFAAFPAGLTRGTGAASPALLMADDGGRDIAFLPLTDPSFDLSDRGVEGHPPSPPIDTFLTTDRGAYRVGDTVYATVLTRDAQARALTDLPVTAILKRPDGVEYSRTLSQNAVAGGHVFAMPLGPDVPRGAWRLDILSDVERPALASQTVLVEDFLPERIDFDISLPDAPLRITGTPPLSVDVRYLFGAPGADLAVQGDLRLRATREIAGWDGYLFGRYDTRFGTQTQSIGDEVTDGQGRAILALKLPELNEDPGMPLEAQVILRVSEGSGRPVERRLTKPIEPEMALIGIKPNFDDVLPEGSEASFNLIALNPDGTPAQMPVRWTLNKVETRYQWYQLYGNWEWEPTTRRIRQDTGEMTMGETPLTLTAPTEWGEYELLVERIGTPYAATSVQFYSGWYGGDGATDTPDRLDLSLNDTEFSMGDTVQVRLVPESDGVALISVLSNQVIERKAVAVSAGENLIPLEVTEDWGSGAYVTASVLSAMDEATGQNPTRSLGLAHAAVRPGDKNLSVSFETPQEVDGQAGTMRAAVLVDGVKPGETAYVTLAAVDVGILNLTGFKAPDATDHYFGQRRLGVEMRDLYGRLIDGMNGAMGAVRSGGDAAASAQLQSPPPTEELMAFFTGPLQIGPDGRAEVEIIRPAFNGTIKLMAVAWSDSAVGDASADVVARDPVVVTASLPRFLAPGDQSRLLLELVHATGASGEMALQVITDAGVALGDAPTIVSLQDQGSQRLSVPITAREIGDHLITVSLTTPDGKELRKVLTMPVRDNDPEVSVTRQFALGVGETFTFDGNVFAGLRLGTASATLTAGPLARFDVPGLLRQLDRYPYGCTEQVTSGAMPLLYLSAMAQAAGIGEPAQIDDKISKAIARILTRQASNGAFGLWRAESGEFWLDAYVTDFLSRARREGHAVPDLAFAQAMDNLRNRISYAPDFDEGGEDVAYALLVLAREGAASMGDLRYYADTRMNNFGTPLAAAQLGAALAAYGDQVRADMMFRRAGALLLRDRDQRRGWRSDFGTNLRDTAGVLKLTAEAGSTAIDAATLVSWVGNDNKHLSTQEAAQVVLAAHALSSPDAVPGLRVDGQSVNGPVVKRLNDGDPIPAVIENVSDIAMDVTMTAYGVPEVPPAAGGYGYAITRSYFTMEGVPAQGPMKSGDRMVVVLEVNPFEDVGARLILDDPLPAGFEIDNPNLLRSGQVGALDWLQTKEAENAEFRSDRFVAAVNHRDADAFRLAYIVRAVTPGTYHHPAATVTDMYRPEYRANTDTGEVTVSP
- the pbpC gene encoding penicillin-binding protein 1C; the encoded protein is MTQRFGLFVLVAVLGIAAGVRDGFDAWVDATDLPPVLVENSVEVRDRDGELMRVFPVEDGRVRLALSLENVDKDYLAMLIAYEDKRFYRHQGVDPLAALRAVAQAAWNGQVISGGSTLTMQVARLLENSGTGRWQGKLRQVQVALALERRLSKDDILRLYLAHAPYGGAVEGLRAGSLAWFGKEPARLTMAEAALLVALPQSPETRRPDRHPDAAKAARARVLDRVDAPEQMRLAAVPQAMKPFIRLAPHLADQMQHADPLAGHHDLTLNARLQAEIENLARRAVQGQARGVSAAIVIADHQTGEVLASTGSPDYSAQGGALGFVDMTRAVRSPGSTLKPFIYGLAFDQGLAHPDTLIDDSPVAFGRYAPQNFDGQFRGELTVREALQLSLNIPPVLLTQELGPARLMASLRGGGADPQVPGGKPGLAVALGGVGLTLNDLVQLYAGLANGGKTRPLVWRLGSENASQHQMMSRSAAWQVGHILASITPPAGTTARSGQIAYKTGTSYGHRDAWAIGFDGRHVVGVWLGRPDGTPVPGAFGGDLAAPILFEAFGRLKPTPTPLAAPPPETLILSTAALPVPLQRFRSRDAVFQKATDAPLVSFPPQGAVLRQSGDSIPLKLRDGVLPMTVLVNGAPVLTGVRERSVMLPISGPGFSQISVIDARGRGAQVEIRLD